CAGTGTCGCCACCGCGAGCGCGAGTCCGTCCAAGGCGGCGTCGCGGGAGAGATAGGGATTGTCCGCGTGGCCGGCGGCGATGTTGGCCAGCAGCTCGATCCAGGCGCCGATCGCCGTGAGCTGGGTGAAGTCGCGGAGAAAGAGCCCGTTTGCCGGCTCCTGATTCCAGCCCTCGGCCGGATAACCGGAGACGGGGTCGATGATGCGGTGCGCCGGATCGACGTAGCTGAAGGCATTGTTCAGCAGACGCCGCATGTGGCGATGGTGTTGAGGGACTTCGGAATACTCGAAGGTGCTGCGCTCGCCGAGATGCGCATCGTCGGGACCGACGGGCGCAGATGCCGCGGGGGCGGCCGATACGAAGAGGATCAGCGCAACGAGCAGGGGATACACACCGTTTCTCTTGTCGACAATACACATCGGAGCTTCAATTCTCACGGCAGAGTCCCGAGGCGTCGGGATAGCGTTCGTCGCGTCGGCACGCGACGACGAGTGGCGGCGCCGCGTCGCGAGCACCCTGTCGAAGCGCGGTCCGCGAGGCGGACATCGCGTGTAGAATGCGCCGAGAAATTCGATGGAGACAACACCATGCCGGTCTATGAGTTCTACTGCCCCGACTGCCATGCCATCTTCAACTTCTTCTCGCGTCGGGTCGATACCGAGACGCGTCCTGCGTGTCCGCGCTGCGGGCGGCCGGAGCTGGGGCGTCAGGCGAGCCTGTTCGCGATCAGCCGCGGGCGCGCGCAAGACGGCGAAGACGCGGGGGGCGAGGATCTGCCCGCGGGTCTGGACGAGGCGAAGCTGATGAACGCCTTCGCCTCGATGGCCGGCGAGCTGGAGAATCTCGATCAGGACGACCCCAAGCAGGCGGCGCAGACGATGCGCAAGCTGTTCGAGGCGACGGGCCTGAAGCTGGGCGACGGGATGGCCGAGGCCATCCGTCGAATGGAGGCGGGCGAGGATCCGGATCAGATCGACGCGGAGCTCGGCGACGTGCTCGACTCCGAGGATCCGTTCGGCGCAGGGGGCGCCGCGCGTACCGCGGATGCCTTGAAACAACTTCGACGCGATCTCCTGCCGGCCGCGCGCGACGATACCTGGTATCCCCTGCAGGCTCCTGCGGACGAGTCGCGCAGCGGGTCGCCTTCCTGACGCCCCGGGTCGGCCTTAAGTCTCGTTCCGACTCGTTCCGAAGGGCATCCCGAGCGATCGCCGCGCTCGGGATCGCGCGGCTCGCGTTCGCGAAAACTCTCGGAGCGCACGACATCGCGGATTGCGCTTGGACGCGACCCCAGCCTGTCCCGAGAACCGCACGGGAGTGGCCCCGCCTGCCCTATGCAGGGGTCCGACGGTGCATGCTACACTCCGAGCGGTACTTGTAACCCGCGAACCCCGGCAAGGATATGACCAAGCAGAAGACCTACCTCGTGATCTCGGCACTCGGCGAAGACCACCCCGGTATCGTCAACCAGATTTCCAAAACCGTGCTCGAGCACGGTTGTAATATCGAGGACAGCCGCATGACCGTCCTCGGCGGCGAGTTTGCGGCGATCCTCCTGGTCGAAGGCAAATGGAACACGTTGGCCAAGATCGAGAATGCCTTACCGGAGCTGGAACGCCAGCTCGGGATGACGATCATCTCCAAGCGCACCGGCGAGCGCGCCACGGGCCGAAATCTGCTCCCGTACGCGGTCGACGTGATCTCGATGGACCATCCGGGGATCGTCAACAACCTCGCCGGCTTCTTCGCCGAGCGCAAGATCAACATCGAGGACATGTCGACCTCCACCTACGCCGCCGCCCACACCGGAACCACCATGTTCGCGGTGCACATGACGGTCGGGATCCCGTCGGACATGCACATCGCCGGTCTGCGCGAGGAGTTCATGGACTATTGCGACGGGCTGAACCTCGACGCCGTGCTCGAGCCGATCAAAGGCTGAGTCCGAGCGGCTGTATAAGGTGCGCCGGACGGTACAAGGGGCCGTGCGCATCACGCCGACCACAGCGATCCCGGTACGCGAGGGAGGACAAGCGCCGTAGGGTGGACAAGCGCAGCGCAGTCCACCAGCGTCGGCACGGTTTTCGGTGGACTTCGCTCCCGCTCGTCCACCCTACCGGCCGATTCCATGATCGAGGCCGGTATGAAACGCCGCCGGCCGCCACCAAATCCACCGCACATCATCACTCGAGAGTGGAGGCACCCGACATGAGCGTCGCGATCGGCGAAACCATCCCGGATATCGAACTGCCCGCCACGGGCGAGAAGAGCGTCAAGCTCTCGGATTACCGCGGCAAGCATCTCGTCCTCTATTTCTACCCAAAGGCCAGCACACCCGGCTGCACGCAGGAAGGCCAGGACTTTCGCGATGCAGCGGACGCCTTCGCGGCGGCCGACACGCAGATCCTCGGCGCCTCGCGCGACGGTATCAAGGCCCAGGAAAACTTCAAGGCTAAGCAATCCTTCCCCTTCGACCTACTCTCGGACAAGGACGAGACGCTCTGCAACGCATTCGATGTCATCAAGATGAAGAAGATGTACGGCAAAGAGAGCCTCGGGGTCGAGCGCAGTACCTTCCTGATCGACGCCGAGGGCGTGCTGCGCGAGGAATGGCGCGGGGTCAAGGTGAAGGACCACGTCGCCGCCGTGCTCGCCGCGGCGCAACGGCTCAACGCCGGTTAGTGTAGCGGTGCAGAGATTCCGAGACCGTCCGAGATCATTTTTTCGTTGTCGTTGTCGTTGTCGTAACCGTGGTCGTCGTCCTATCGATGGTCGACTACGACTACGACTACGACTACGAACAGTCTCGGAACATCTACCCTGCGGCACTAGGTCGCGCCTCGGGGTGCCTCGGCCACCCGCGCGGAGAGCGCAGCACACCGGATCCTCGTCGGATCGACGCCGAATCGCGCGCCGCCCGGCGATCCCGGCCGATACCGAGCAGCCCTGCCGAGTGTCGCAAACCCCCTCCCCCACCCGATCGATCGCCGCTGCCGAGTGCTCCGGCGCGGCGCTCCGGTAGCCGATGCCCATGATCAAACGCGAAAACGACAAGACCTGCCTGTTCGTCCTCGACACCAACGTGCTGATGCACGACCCCACGGCCATCTTTCGCTTCCAAGAGCACGACATCTTCCTGCCCATGATCGTGCTCGAGGAGCTCGATCACGGGAAAAAGGGCTTGTCCGAAGTGGCGCGCAACGTTCGCCAAGTCAGTCGTTTTCTCGATCAGCTCATGTCGGGGGCGGACAAGGACGAGATCGACGCGGGCCTGCTGATCGGCCCGGTCTCGGCCGGCGGCGGCATCGCTCACCCGTCCACCGGACGGCTTTTCTTTCAAACCGAGCTGCTCGATCTGAAGCTGCCGGCATCCTTGCCGGGCAGCGGAGCGGACAACAACATCCTGGGCACCGCCCAAGCACTGAGCCAGCTGCGGACCGATCGCCAGGTCATTATCGTCTCGAAAGACATCAACCTGCGCATCAAGGCCGCGGTGCTCGGCATCCCGGCGGAGGACTATTCCAACGATCAAGTCCTCGACGACGTCAACCTGCTCTACACCGGCATGGAGGCGCTCCCGGAGGACTTCTGGGAGCACCACGAGAAGTCGCTCGATGCCTGGAAGGAGGAGGGCCGTACGCTCTATCGGGTCGCTGGGCCGGACATCGCGGACTGGTATCCCGCCGAGTGTCTCTATCTGGGCGAGGACGATGCCTTCGAGGCCATCGTGCGCGAAAAACGCACCGAGACCGAGGCCGTCATCGAGCTGGTCGACGATTACCGCATCCCGCGCCACGGCGTCTGGGGCATCACGGCACGCAACCGCGAGCAGAACTTCGCGCTAAACATGCTGATGGATCCGGACCTGGATTTCGTCACCCTGCTCGGGGCCGCCGGGACCGGCAAGACGCTCCTTGCACTGGCGGCGGGTCTCGCCCAGGTGCTGGACCGCAACCTCTATCGCGAGATCATCATGACCCGGGTTACGGTCCCCGTCGGCGAAGACATCGGCTTCCTGCCCGGCACGGAGGAAGAGAAGATGACGCCCTGGATGGGTGCACTCATGGACAACCTCGAGGTGCTGACCAAACCCGAGGGTGGCGAATGGGGCCGCGCGGCAACCAACGACCTGATACGCAACCGGATCCGCATCTCCTCGCTCAACTTCATGCGCGGGCGGACCTTCCTGAACAAATACATCATCCTGGACGAGGCGCAGAACCTCACCGCCAAGCAGATGAAGACACTCATCACCCGTTCGGGCCCGGGGACCAAGTTCGTTTGTCTCGGCAACATCAGCCAGATCGATACGCCTTACTTGACCGAGACCACGTCCGGCCTGACGTATGTGGTGGATCGGTTCAAGCAGTGGCAGTACAGCGGGCATATCACGCTGTTGCGCGGGGAGCGGTCGCGGCTGGCGGATTTCGCCTCGCAGGAGCTCTAAAACGCGATCGCGTCTCGGTGGAACCAATGCGGTTGGGTGGATGGCCGGACGCTTTGGGGGTGTCAAGGATGACGGCGTGGACGCGATCGCGATGAACGAGAAAAAGAAGAAAGGAGGCGTAGGTCTCGGCGGGCTTGGTCGCGTGACCGGACGTCGAGCTTGCAGACCTCGCGTGGCGTCGCTCTGCGGCGTGGCCTGTGTGTCGAGCGCCCCATAAGACGGGCGCCGATCAACCATCAAACGAGGACTTTCCGATGAAAACTGCTCCGCTCTTGGCGTTGCTTGCCGGAGTCGCCGGTGCCTTGTCCGTCGCGACTGCGGCGGAGAAGCTCGATGTCGTCTACCACCTCTCGGAGCCGGATCGCGCGGCCTTCGTGCTGAACAATATGCAGAACCATATCGACGGGGTCGGCGGACCCGAGAACATCAATATGGTGCTCGTCGTCCACGGCCCTGCGGTAAACGCGCTGAACGAGATCGAGGCGACCGAGAAGGTCAGCTCGGGTGTGGCGTCGCTGCGCGAGCAGGGTGTCGCCTTCGAGATGTGCGGCAACACGCTCAAAGTCTTCAATCTGGAGCTCGACGAGCTGCTGCCGGGATTTGTCGAGGTGAGTCAGGGCGGAGTGACCCGCATCGGGGAGCTGCAATCTCAGGGCTACGTCTACATCCGGCCTTGAGACCGAAGGCCCGGCGAATGCCGGGCCGCGAGACGCTCGTTCGAAGCGTAGAGTCGACGAGGTAGGATCGAAGTAGGGTGGAAAAGCGCAGCGCAGTCCACCAAGCCCCGGGCCGGCGCTGCTGGACTGCGCTGCGCTTCCCCACCTTAGGATGCTTGTTGTTGTCGGTCACTTTAGGTGATTTCCGGGAATCGTCATCCCGACAGCGAGTGCCTGGAAGGCATCGAGTCCTTGATGCCGTCAGACGTAAGCAAAGCGTCGCAGAATTTTTCGTTGTCGTTGTCGTTGTCGTTGTCGTTGTCGTTGTCGTTTTCGTCCGGAATCCGATGACGACAACGACAACGAGGCTTTGGTCCTCCTCTCGTCCATGCCTCTTGGGTTCCCCAACCGGACGCAAGACTTCGGCCCCACACCCGGGTACGCCGACTTCAGTCGGCCCCCGGGGCGGCGGACTTCAGTCCGCCGTGCGGGCGTTCTCGAGGGGCCGACTGAAGTCGGCGTACCCGGGCGGTCGCGGTCGGCGACCTAGACACTGCCGATGTGGCCGAAACGATGATCGAGGCTGACAACGACAACGAGTAGAGCGTTCGACCACTTTTCCTGGTTGCGGCGCTTCCGGTAGATCCTTGTCCGGAAATCACCTAAGTCAAGACCTGCCCCATCGCCCCTGTTCATAGGTCCCAATACATCGCCGTCTTATTCAGCCGGTAAGACCATGGCAAGCCGGCGTTCTTCCAGCCATTGACAACGCGTTCACCCTTGCGAGGTCCGTACTCGGCCTTGGCGCCCTCGTAGCCGTCGGTGATGGTGTAGACCTTGCGATAGCCCGCCAGGTCCAGAATGTTCGCCGCTTTTGCACTGCGGCTGCCGGAGCGGCAGATCAGATAGATGGGGGTATCCTGGTCGAGCCCGCGCACCTGCACTAAGTCGCCGACCCGAGCCGTGAACTCGCTGTTCGGCCTGAGCTTGAAGGTCTGTTCGGCTTCGTCCCATTCGTCAAAGTTGCCGGCTGTCATGTACGGGATATTGGCATCCGCATCCGTCGGCATGCCAAGAAACGCCACCTCCGCGCGCGTACGGATATCAATGAAAAGCGCACGCTCACCGAGCGCCTGCAATTGCTCGTAGGCCTGCGCGGCGCTGACAGACAGTCCCCGGGGGGTACGCGCCTCTCCGGCTGGCTCGACAGCACCACCAAGCCAGTCGGCAATCTCACGCAGCGCGAGCGCGGACGGCAGTGGGTAGCAGCCTTCGTCCGGTGTTTCACCGATGCAGAATTGATCATGCATGAAGTGCGCCCGACCCTCCCCGTCCGCGCCGCTGAAGATGGCATTGGCCTGTTTGAGAAGATAGTCCGCAGACTTGCCACGCAAGATCGGGACATACTTCGCCTCCGGATGCACGCCGTCTGTTCCGTGACAGTTGCTACAGCCGTGTGTCTCGAACAGAACCTGACCCGGCTCGGGCTCATCCGCCGGCGTGATGTCGTCGGCCGCATGACTGAATCCCGATGCGCCAAAGGTCAGGATACAGGCGGCAACGAGGGAACTTTTCATGGCGATTGTCTCCGGAGTGCGTTGCGACGTGGATTGGGTCGAGTCGGTGGGTTGCTCGGGCGCGCCCTGTGAGCTCACGCTGGTCGCGAGTGAACCGATCTGACCGTTGTCCTCGACCCAGCGAATCCGAATGCGGTCGCCGGATGCACCGCTGCGGATTCGAAATGACAGATAGGGGTTGGCGGACACGCCCCACCCCCAGTCCCAAGACAAGACGGGCTCATCGTTGTGCTCGCAGATCACCTCGCGGATGAACCGCCGCGGGATCGGCTCGCCGGTCGAAGGGTGCTTGCGCATCCCGGTCTCCATCGGATGGCGCAACAGCACGCGCACGGCAAAACCGCCTGACCAAGTTTCACGCGTGTTGCGACCCACGGATCGATCGCCGCGGTCAAGCGTGCCCGTGCGAGCAGCGGGAACGGATTGCCGTCACTGAGCAGCGTCAACGTCTTGGCGGCTGGCAACGTGATGCTCACCTCGACCGGCACGACCTCGCCGTTCTCGGCGATGTCCGGCGCGTCGATCTGAATCCGATCGGTATCGTGGATCGCCAGATCCGGAAACAGCGAAGCAAGCACGGTCTCAAGCGCATCGGCATGAAACACATCGGCAGGCCATTGGGCCAAGGCGCGCTCCGCGAACAACCCCACACCGCCGAATGCCAGCAACGGCGTCAACGCGAGCGTTTGTTGAATCAGATCTCGTCGTTGCATGGTCTGTCTCTCCCAACAGGTCAACCCGCACCAAAGGAAAAGCCCTCGGAATCAACGTTCCGAGGCGACGATCGCGAGCGTCAGCAGCCGTCATCTTCGACCTCGACCTCGACCTCTCCGGTCTTGGGGTCGCGGCGCAACTCCCCGTCAGGTTCGGTCTTGCGAGTTCGGATAAACATCATGCTCTCGACGCGATCGAACTCCTCATCGAGTGCCCGCTGGACATCGACATCGCGCAAGCCGTCGTAGATGTAGATACGACCGCGGGCCTCGGCGGCGCGCTCGGTTGGGGTGGGATGGAACAGCCGCCGGTGATCGTTCGCCGCCACATCGGCGGCGGACGTGCTGGCCGGCGTGCCTGCCGGCTGGTCGGCCCATTGGTCAGCGCCTTGATCAGCTTCGGGGGCAGTCCCTTGGTAAGCCAGTCCATCGGTCAGTTCGTCGGCAAGTCCATGTGCCGGCGCGGTCGCGCCAATGATGAGGATCACAAGCGGAATCAGGCGGCGGATTGCGGGTGTGGTCATGCTCGATTCTCCGGTTTCGACGGTTGCGAATCAGTGGCGCACTAGGCTGGCGCGGGGAGATCGGCTGCCGGTTTTCTGACCGGCGCCGGTCGGCGGGGCAGCAGTCGCCAGCGCAATGGGAGACGGGCCAGTTCGGCCTTCAGCGTGAGCAACGCATCCTGCAGGGCCTCCTCGATGACCGGGTGATAGAAGGGCATTTCGAGGGCGCGCTCGACGGTCATCCGGTTCTCGATGGCCCAGCAGATCAGGTGGGCGAGGTGTTCGCAGCGTGGACCTACAACGGCGGCGCCGAGGAGGCGGTGGCTGCGGCGATCGGCGTAGATGCGGAGCATGCCGCGGTTCTGGCCCATGATCATCGCGCGCCCGACGGGGCCAAAGCGCTGCTCGGCGACCGCGAGGCGCTGCGGGTCGAGCGTGTCCCACTCGCGGCCGATGCTGGCGATGTTGGGCTCCGAGAATACGATGGCCAAGTGCGTGCGCGTCGCATACCGGTGCTTGCGGCGGTGGGTGGCGTTCCAGCCGGCGATGCGGCCCTGCTCGGCGGCGCGGCGCAGGTTGGCGATGCCGCCGGCGGCGTCGCCGGCAAGGTAGACCGGGGCGCCTTTGACCTTGAGGGTGGCGGAGTCATGGGCCGGCACGCCCCGGGCATCGAGCGGCGCGCCGAGCCGCTCGAGGTGCAGCCCCGCGAGGTGCGGCTGGCGACCGATGGCCAGGAACAGCTTCTCGACCCGCACCGCGTGTTCGCCGGCGCGTACCAGGAAGCCGCCCTCGCAACGCTCGACCTGCGGTTCCTGGCCGAGCACGAGCGGGAACTCACGGCGGAGGATCTCGATGGCAGCAATTCTAAATTTGCCGCCGTTGTCCGGGCGATCGACGCTTGGGTGGCGGCCTCGCGGGCTGCAGGGCCTCCAGCATGAAGTCGAAGAGGTGATCCCAGGAGGTAAAGGGCATGTACAAGGTGAGCGCGCGCAGATGTTCGAAGAAGGTGCGCCGCGAGGGTAGGTTCCGGCGGATTGCGCGATAGCGTTGGTCGAGCAGATCGAGCACGCTGTGGGTGAGGAAGGCCAGCAGCATCAGGCTTGCCAGCAGCGAGGACAGGTGCTGTTTGCCGTGGCTGTAGTTGTGCTCGAAGTTGTAGCCCTTGGTCTTGAGGGTATTGTTGTTCTCGTTCTCGATCTTCCAGCGGCTGCGCCCGTCGGCGACGAGTTCGACGACGTTCTCCCGGGTGACCGGCACGGAGCTGGCCCAGGCGTTGCGGTAGAGCACATTGCCCGCGGCATCGGTGGTCGTCAGCTCGCACCAACCGACCTTCAGGGCATCATCACCGTCGCGCAGCGGCAGATCATTGAGCCAGCGATAGGTCTCGGTGAGGCGCTGCTTGCCCGTCCAGCATGTGTTCACCAGGGTCGGCACCGCGCCGATGCGCTCGAAGTCCGCAACCCATTCATACAGCAGCGTGTGCGACGGTGGCAGGCAGACGAACAAAAACGCACAGCCCAGCGCGAGCACCTGCTCGCAGAACGGCTGATGACAGTACAGATCGTCGCCCAGCATTGTGGTGCGCCACGGCGCGATACGTGCACCCCACTGCAGCAGCCACCGCGTTGCAGCATTGAGCTCGCAGTCCTGCTTGGCCTGCCCGTCTTGCGGGCGCACGAATGCCGGTGGCAAGGCAAAGACCTGCGCTTGCCCCGGGGCGACGATCACCGGTGTGACGGCAACATGGTAATACTGAGTCTTGCCGTTACTCAGCGTGCGCGTAGAGCAGTGCTCGCAGTGGATCGACTCGGAACAGT
The sequence above is drawn from the Thiocapsa rosea genome and encodes:
- a CDS encoding thiosulfate oxidation carrier complex protein SoxZ, whose protein sequence is MRKHPSTGEPIPRRFIREVICEHNDEPVLSWDWGWGVSANPYLSFRIRSGASGDRIRIRWVEDNGQIGSLATSVSSQGAPEQPTDSTQSTSQRTPETIAMKSSLVAACILTFGASGFSHAADDITPADEPEPGQVLFETHGCSNCHGTDGVHPEAKYVPILRGKSADYLLKQANAIFSGADGEGRAHFMHDQFCIGETPDEGCYPLPSALALREIADWLGGAVEPAGEARTPRGLSVSAAQAYEQLQALGERALFIDIRTRAEVAFLGMPTDADANIPYMTAGNFDEWDEAEQTFKLRPNSEFTARVGDLVQVRGLDQDTPIYLICRSGSRSAKAANILDLAGYRKVYTITDGYEGAKAEYGPRKGERVVNGWKNAGLPWSYRLNKTAMYWDL
- a CDS encoding FmdB family zinc ribbon protein — translated: MPVYEFYCPDCHAIFNFFSRRVDTETRPACPRCGRPELGRQASLFAISRGRAQDGEDAGGEDLPAGLDEAKLMNAFASMAGELENLDQDDPKQAAQTMRKLFEATGLKLGDGMAEAIRRMEAGEDPDQIDAELGDVLDSEDPFGAGGAARTADALKQLRRDLLPAARDDTWYPLQAPADESRSGSPS
- a CDS encoding thiosulfate oxidation carrier protein SoxY — encoded protein: MQRRDLIQQTLALTPLLAFGGVGLFAERALAQWPADVFHADALETVLASLFPDLAIHDTDRIQIDAPDIAENGEVVPVEVSITLPAAKTLTLLSDGNPFPLLARARLTAAIDPWVATRVKLGQAVLPCACCCAIRWRPGCASTLRPASRSRGGSSAR
- a CDS encoding DsrE family protein — protein: MKTAPLLALLAGVAGALSVATAAEKLDVVYHLSEPDRAAFVLNNMQNHIDGVGGPENINMVLVVHGPAVNALNEIEATEKVSSGVASLREQGVAFEMCGNTLKVFNLELDELLPGFVEVSQGGVTRIGELQSQGYVYIRP
- a CDS encoding peroxiredoxin; this translates as MSVAIGETIPDIELPATGEKSVKLSDYRGKHLVLYFYPKASTPGCTQEGQDFRDAADAFAAADTQILGASRDGIKAQENFKAKQSFPFDLLSDKDETLCNAFDVIKMKKMYGKESLGVERSTFLIDAEGVLREEWRGVKVKDHVAAVLAAAQRLNAG
- a CDS encoding glycine cleavage system protein R, translating into MTKQKTYLVISALGEDHPGIVNQISKTVLEHGCNIEDSRMTVLGGEFAAILLVEGKWNTLAKIENALPELERQLGMTIISKRTGERATGRNLLPYAVDVISMDHPGIVNNLAGFFAERKINIEDMSTSTYAAAHTGTTMFAVHMTVGIPSDMHIAGLREEFMDYCDGLNLDAVLEPIKG
- a CDS encoding PhoH family protein; protein product: MIKRENDKTCLFVLDTNVLMHDPTAIFRFQEHDIFLPMIVLEELDHGKKGLSEVARNVRQVSRFLDQLMSGADKDEIDAGLLIGPVSAGGGIAHPSTGRLFFQTELLDLKLPASLPGSGADNNILGTAQALSQLRTDRQVIIVSKDINLRIKAAVLGIPAEDYSNDQVLDDVNLLYTGMEALPEDFWEHHEKSLDAWKEEGRTLYRVAGPDIADWYPAECLYLGEDDAFEAIVREKRTETEAVIELVDDYRIPRHGVWGITARNREQNFALNMLMDPDLDFVTLLGAAGTGKTLLALAAGLAQVLDRNLYREIIMTRVTVPVGEDIGFLPGTEEEKMTPWMGALMDNLEVLTKPEGGEWGRAATNDLIRNRIRISSLNFMRGRTFLNKYIILDEAQNLTAKQMKTLITRSGPGTKFVCLGNISQIDTPYLTETTSGLTYVVDRFKQWQYSGHITLLRGERSRLADFASQEL